The genomic region AAAGAGCGTATTAATAAAATTTTGAATAATCTCTATGCTGTGCTTTAATATTACGGATTGTACCTGTATGTGAACGCATCACTAGAGTTTCTGTCTGAATATAACGGGAGGTAAACTTAACACCAGAAAGCATATTACCGTCCGTTACACCTGTTGCAGAAAATAACACATCACCCTTTACCATTTCTTCCATGGTATAAACTTTATTAGGATTACCAATCCCCATTTTAGCCGCACGTGCAATTTTTTCATCCGTATCAAGCTGCAAACACCCTTGCATCTGTCCTCCAATACAACGTAAGGCAGCAGCTGCTAACACACCCTCTGGTGCTCCACCAATCCCCATATAGATATCAATACCCGTTTCTTCTGGATAAGTTGTATCAATAACAGCCGCAACATCGCCATCACCAATTAAACGAATTGATGCACCTGTTGCTCGCACTTCCTCAATCAGTTTTGTATGGCGTGGCCGATCCATCATACAAACAGCAATCTGACTAACAGTCACACCTTTAGCCTTTGCAAGAGCATGAATATTGTCAGCAGGAGAAGCATCTATATCAACAATCCCCTTTGGATAACCAGGACCAATAGCAATTTTTTTCATATAAACATCAGGAGCATAAAGGAGGTTACCTTTTTCAGCAATGGCAATCACAGCCAAAGAATTAGCAAGATTTTTTGCACAAATCGTTGTTCCTTCAAGTGGATCCAGTGCAATATCAATCGCCAATCCATTTTGAAAACCTACTTTCTCTCCAATATAAAGCATAGGAGCTTCATCGCGCTCACCTTCACCAATCACCACTGTGCCATCGATAGGCAACCGGTTAAGTTCCTGACGCATTGCATCTACAGCAGCTTGATCGGCAGCTTTTTCATCACCACGCCCACGCCAGCGTGCAGCTGCAACAGCAGCACGTTCAGTTACGCGTACCAACTCAAGCGTTAGAATACGATCAAGTCCATTTAAAGTCTTCTCAGTTGCGAGCATATAAAAATCCTACTGAAATAACACTAGCAACGAATATTAGCACTGATTGCTCAATATTAAGAAGCAAGCTTTTGGTAAAGATGAAAACTTTCCACAAAAGAAAAATATTTAAGCTTTTCTTACCATTCCAAAACAAGATTATTAAAACTACGCTATAGGTTCTATACGAATGAATTGTGATTTGGCAACAAGATGGCCATCTTTTTCAATTGCGGCAAGCGCCTGTCGTACATTCACTTCTGTTGTTTCATGGGTTATTAAAATGATTATTTTCACAACCTGACTTTCTATAAAAGGCTTTTGAACAATTGACTCTAATGAAATATTATTATCAGCCATATGCCTTGCAACTGCTGCAAAAACACCAGCGCGATCATGAACATTCAAACGAATAAAATAACCACCTGCATGGTGAGAAATACGTGCCCTTTTGTGAGGAATAAGCTCTAATGCTGGTTTTCTTAAAACAGGTGCATATTGAAAATGAGGACATGCTTTTGCTATATCAGCCAAATCAGCAATAACTGCCGATGCTGTTGCATCCCCCCCAGCGCCAGGACCAGAAAACAATAATTCACCTAACAAATCACTTTGAATAGAAAGAGCATTCGTTACACCATGAATTTGTGCAAGCATTGATGATGATGGTACCATTGTTGGGTGAACACGTTGTTCTATTCCAGTATCAGTTTTTAATGCAACCCCTAAAAGCTTAATCCGATAGCCCAGTTCATCAGCCGCACGAATATCAATCTGCGAAATATTGCTAATTCCCTCAACATAAACATCATCTAACGAAACCGCGGTTCCAAATGCCAAACTTGTTAATAAAGCTA from Bartonella birtlesii IBS 325 harbors:
- the glpX gene encoding class II fructose-bisphosphatase codes for the protein MLATEKTLNGLDRILTLELVRVTERAAVAAARWRGRGDEKAADQAAVDAMRQELNRLPIDGTVVIGEGERDEAPMLYIGEKVGFQNGLAIDIALDPLEGTTICAKNLANSLAVIAIAEKGNLLYAPDVYMKKIAIGPGYPKGIVDIDASPADNIHALAKAKGVTVSQIAVCMMDRPRHTKLIEEVRATGASIRLIGDGDVAAVIDTTYPEETGIDIYMGIGGAPEGVLAAAALRCIGGQMQGCLQLDTDEKIARAAKMGIGNPNKVYTMEEMVKGDVLFSATGVTDGNMLSGVKFTSRYIQTETLVMRSHTGTIRNIKAQHRDYSKFY
- a CDS encoding homoserine dehydrogenase, translated to MAEALKVGIAGLGTVGTSVVRILREKADSLACQCGRLIEIVAVSARDKGRNRGIDLSNVKWFDSPVEMAASDEIDVFVELIGGELDVVYAAVKKALEMGHHIVTANKALLARHGVALAINAEKKGVFLHFEAAIAGGIPIIKAMRESLVSNQISRIYGILNGTCNYILTRMFMEGLSFKDCLVDAQRLGYAEADPTFDIGGNDTAHKLALLTSLAFGTAVSLDDVYVEGISNISQIDIRAADELGYRIKLLGVALKTDTGIEQRVHPTMVPSSSMLAQIHGVTNALSIQSDLLGELLFSGPGAGGDATASAVIADLADIAKACPHFQYAPVLRKPALELIPHKRARISHHAGGYFIRLNVHDRAGVFAAVARHMADNNISLESIVQKPFIESQVVKIIILITHETTEVNVRQALAAIEKDGHLVAKSQFIRIEPIA